tataaccaaataattaagcTTTCGAGCTTAAGGGATAATTTAtaaacagaatatttgaatttttagtgaaatagttaaattttcagagtataaaaaagaaaacacagaccaaaaaggagaattttcaaaaagagttcaatttgcaaccaagaaaaaaataagcgaaacaaaaaaattcattttaaaacctgaagatatgaattttcaataaaatagttaaaatttcaacccaaaaagatcaatttttaaccaagaagattattttctaaaaagaagacgtattttgaaaaaagtacaacaaaatagtaattaaatttgtgaagaaaattagaatatttcaattttaatgaaaacaaaattaatccaaaaaaaaattcaacaaaagaaattaaatttcgaacaaagaagttaaaattgcaaccacgtagttaaattttcaaccaataaagatgaattctgagtccaaaagaacgaaatttctaccaaaaagacgaattttgttaaaaaacagttgaattttcaaccaacaaagattcaatttcaaataaacaattacatttttaaccgtaaagtattattttttcgccaaggagaagaattttcaaaccgaactatttgaattttcaaccccaaaacatgaattttcaaacaaaaaagttcctttttaaccacacagttgtgtgtttaacaaaattagttaaatccacaaaaaatagattaattttaaaacctgaaaatatgaattttcaaaaaaaaagttaattttctaccaaaatagttaaattttcaacttaaaaaagatcattttctataaaaaagacaaattttcagaaaaatagaacaaaatagtaattaaattttttatggaaattcaaaatagttcTGAACATAAAATAGTaagcttttcaatttaaacaaaaaattaactttcaaccaaaaaatatgatatttctacTATAAGAGGTGAATTTCatacagaaaaaagaaattttaaacaaatcagagttacttttcaaccaaaagtagttgaattttcttccggtaaatattaattttcaactaattaaacttttgaaaaaatagcattttcaaccaaaatacaatagaaattttgtagttttttttagagAGAAATCTTGATCtgtaataacatgaattttctaccaaaaatggaatagttaaattttcagtgaagaaaattaatttttaacaagaacaaaaaaatgtcaaagaaataaataaattttcaagcaattaaacgaatttttaaccaattatagttgaattttataccaaaaaaagatgactttttaaacaaacaaattttcaactagctCAGAACTTTTTTGACTTAGAGATGAATTCAgggcaaaaaatataatagtagacttttcaattaaaaagaattaactttgtaaacaaaaattacttttgtacaaaatagttgaatttacaactaaatagtagaattcttgaacctaaaaagacaaatgttgtacaaaacagtcgaatttttaataggaaaatattaattttcaaccaaatggttgatgaaaaaaaacaggaattttctaaaaaaaaacagctagattacagtagttaaatttttaaccaaggagagaaattttgaactctaataacatgaattttccaccaacaatgaaatagttaaatttgcagtgaagaaaagtaatttttcacaaacaaacaaaaactcgaatttgcaatcaaatatgaatttttcaaataaaaaagacgaatttttaacaaatcagtcgaattttcagttaaaaagataaattgtctacaaaacaattaaattctcaacaaaaaagctgattttcaatctaaaagaatttctaacaaagtagttcaactcccaaccaagtagttgaattctcttaaaataaaatgatttgttaaaaattatttttcctacaaaaaatggtTCTAACGATTTAGAGTGTTATAATAAATccgtattgaaattaaattcggaGAATTGAAAAGGCGAAAACAAGTAtgatcaatttgtttttaaatttatataaatataatttccataatcaagaaatatttgataaatttccgaagatgttttcaaatatttctaatctatttaaaacgtcttaaattcctgaaaatatttttaattaactcgaacttttctcaaaattttcgattattcaaaatttaagaaaattaccttataatcttctaaattttcccaacaatttaaaaaaaattttgcttattctcttgaaacctttcgaaattattttaaagctcctaaagtttagttttgaaatctttaaaaatctacatttataaatatcattcaaactttaaaattaatttcgaatctcttcaattctactaaatatttcttgaatttactcgattttttaattgtttttattttgtaatcttaccaaattgacatattttatttttaaatcttctaaagactttttcgaaactttaggaaatcatttgatatgtttaaaaccttttttcaattatctctaaaaagttcatttttcaaaataaaaaattatttcaaattttcacacgaatataaaaaaaaattcttttttttttaatcttgtgctcgaaaaattatctaaattttccctacattttttatttattcttcaaaaaaaaaaaaaaaattgccttaaaatctttcagattcttctttgaccatttttttaaaatcttttaaaacatttttaaataatctattgaagttaaaaaaaagtcataaaaaattattttaatttttcccaggaacgtgaaaaaatgtgtttcattttcttgaaaatttacaaagttcttaaaaagtgtttacaagttttaattatttgttattcaTTTCAAAACTTCACTtacacagtttttaaaaatttttggaaataattcaatATGTTTTGTGATCGCTTTTTTAATTGCTTTTGCAAtttcaaatcctgaaaaattaaaaaaatggtctcaaactCTTTCTTATTCTTTTACCCCACATTTGGaattattcaaaacttaaaattattataaaactaaaattaattttaatcacataaaatcttggaaatatttttaaattcctttaaatcctttaaaaataaactttaaaatcccgtcaagtccctagttattccttaaaatcacttgaactcttagAAATTCTGTCAGATTTCATAATAATCTTTAAACtcctccgattttttttttaatccgttgaacttttttttacaatcgtttaaaatattttaaagtttctcgaaattgactgaaattaagtcaaatctcttaaaatactttaaacgttcttaaattcctttaaatctcttgaaaatccttaaaatctttgaattttttcaaattcattaaaatctttttacataacttttcaaaaactcgcttgacattctttaagatcactaaaactgtcttaaaatcttctttgaaataatttaaaataatgtaaaattgactcaaattaattcaaatcttttaaattcataatccTTTCAATTTTCTTTAGGCTCTTTAACATCTCTTGAAACtctttaaatcaatcaatttctttaaataccttgaaatctcttaaaatatattacatcttttttaataacttttcaataactcgcttgactTTCTTAGAAATCAtaaaactgtcgtaaaatcttataaaatctcttgtaaatagaattataaataagacaaacaatttaattaataatttattaattattttttgcatatttcaaatttcgtcaaacttaaattttagcAACAGAAATATTTATCggaatttaacaattaatttattttataattcggcaattttttttcttgctacaaggaatatgataaatcctaaaatattgctttctattacaatgaaataacgaacacttaaatgtgatatttctttaatcaattagagtttgtaacgaagctaaaatgttttaatatttgtatatcACTCTTAATGAAAGGCcattaacgaaaatttttttatctttgacaacactcgaattaatcaaaaattatttttccaagtgctataataaatccacgctgaaattaaattctgagaattgagaactaaaaaataagtattatcaccttgtttttaaatttatgtaaatataattttcataagattcttgaggaaatttaaaagatttttaaaaagaatttagaaaattttaaagaatttttgtcatcatataggattttacgaaatattatgaaaaattctagtccttttaaaatatgtttagaactGTTATAAATTggaaaggaatcaagaaatatttcatacattttcgaaaatgttttcgagttttcaaacatttaatcgatttaaaacgccttaaattcctgaaaatattttcaactgccacgattttttctccaaattttcaaatatcattccaaattaaaaaaattaccttacaatcctctaaattttcccagaaaattaaaaaaaaatttgtttattctcttgaaaactttcgaaattcttttaaattctactaaatatttcttgagttTACCCGATTTCTATTcgtatttattttgcaatcttaccaaattgaaacatttttatttaaaatcttctaaaatatttttagaaatttgaggaaatcctttgttatgtttaaaaacctttttcaattttctcttaaagttcatttttctaaataaaaaattactcaaatttttccttcatttattctgcaacattaaaaaaaatgcctaaaaatctttccgattcttctttgactatttttgtattgtttttttttcttattgaaacattttgtattgaaatacgaattctaacctaactttttagatcatatttttaaGTAGTAAATATTGcatgtataaattaatgaaaattgattttaagtccatttttgcttcaaaataagtccatttatgtttataatctgttgaaaattataataaatagtacaataattgctttttttagacaaatatttctgtcaaaaaatgtgttttttttcactGTATGAGATGGAAATTTCATCTAAAACCCTTTTTTTCCGATAAAGGCTTATTTCTACTTTccaataaatacttaaaattccaacaaaaaaaaatcgttaaaacacttttatgcgcaaatgaaaattcatctttaaaagcGTACCCAttttttctagttcggatttttgtcaccatgTGGCGCaccgcagtttaaccattcccaatatctgcttttagagttcttaaattctcgagaatttatgttcaggttatataaccgagaagatgacagaatttaggagaatttaaaaatttatgatttttaacaatatttttatggttcaggttatatcagcggttgaatataactTATTTTCTAGTTCAGACATATTCAGCAATTACAGTGTtgcatatacaaatttaaaattttccaatatattaatttatttcaaacaaacaaaaaaaataagttttttctactttaaaagataactctttaacaaaatactggaattttcaacaaaataattgaatttttcacataatagttgaatattcaacctaaaaggacaaattgtaaacgaaaaagtgtcatagtttatattttaataaaaaaagatgaatttccaacaaataaagattttttactcaaaaaataaatttcttctaaattattaaatcttcaaaccagaagacaaattttctttacaaaaatttaattttcaaataaaaatgactattcaatcaaaaattaattttccaaaaaactgatgcatttttacgaaaaaaaaggaaatttcaaactaaaaaagaacgtttttacaaaaaagacttcaataaaaaaaatttcacaatgtagtttaaatttgacccaagcagttgaattttcaatttaaaatgattaatttataacaagataattaaacttttaaccaacgatataaattttcaacttaaaatataaatctttaacaaaaaagtgatttcttaacaaagcgattcaagcaatgttttaaacaaattagttgaattatcaagcaaagaagaacgatttttaaacaaaaagctgcatttttatacaaaaaaatgaaatttcttctataacagataaatttttaaataaaaaataaataaatttttaaaaaatagttgatatttctgttgaaaaagattataGTCCAGTTTTTAcgaccaaactatgcattttttgacaagaaattattttctaccaaaaaagttgaattttcaatccaaaaagacgaagtttgaaccaaaataggttggctttttaacaaaattgttcaattacctagcaaatagctgcatttttatcaaaaaaatctaatttatcttaaagcagaagaagtttttattacaaaaattttgagttttcatacaaaaaagattccagttaactcagtaacatcaaaaattgaattttcgtaaaaaaaaagaagaaatttctaccaaaaaaaattaaattttcaatccaaaaagaagaattttttcaaccaaagaggatgaatttttaacaaaatagttaaattctctagcaaatagttgaatttttattaaaaaaaaaaagatcaattttgtactaaaacagatgaatttgtaataaaaaacaaatatttttaaaaagtggaacttttatccagaaaatatttcaattcatttttcaagaacatagtataatagtttaatttctaaccaaacagttgcatttttgtcaacaaaatatttaatttcttttaaagcagataaatctaaaataaaaaaagacaaactttcaaaaaaagggctgaattttctaccgaaaagttaaggaaaaaatgcaattttctattgattaaaataaattctgagattctcataaattctcagagaattaaTTTCTCGGTAATATtttcattctcgttaccgttctcaaagtaatataaccgactTAGAACTCTTATCTGCTTTAATAGGTTAAGCCCTTTCTGAAAATACGAATTATgtttcaaatacaattataagcatttttttatttcgaatttggTTTAAGGTGACCattactaaattgaaaattttttcaaaaattggtgagAAGcatcggtaaaaaaaaattcaattgcaaaaacgtggctaaaattttgtttggaataacatatataatatttttacattctcatctccacgtttcgagaccccctgaattcgaaaatcaggttttcacgatggcgtctgtctgtccgtccgtccgtaaacacgataactctcgaaaaaatgaacgaatcaaatccatctttggcacactttttctaggccctaaaagaaaggacgagttcgttaaccagccatttttgataaaaattcaaaaagtgagtgcattttgaaaatttttgagaccacttttttctgaatttgaaaattctatttacggatatttatagtattgaaaagaacaaacaatttatctttatgacttttttcgataaaagaaaattcccagagttatagcgttttcaaaatttttttaatcaaccgaaaatcaaaatttgaagccgaaaaacgcacgatatgaaaaaaaaggtcaagagaagaaaaacatttctttttgaaatccctacaagattatcgtaaccaatttttgtattttcttcaaaaatcgaaaattcaaattttgattgcacaaaaaataatggaaaataaaaaattccattttgtggacaaactatgtaggatacaaaaaaaaagatgaattaacaaaaatggttatcccaaaaaagatctacaatttcattaagaatcacttattgataggacgcgtactttttgttttattcgtgaaaaataacgttgaaaaaagtaaaataaaaaaaatgtgtggaaaaacgacgaaatttacgagaaaaaaaaaaatccaaaaaaaaaaattgtttacaaatgtcttttggaaatcgagcgcgcagcgcgagtgtcacgatgagaatgtgtaccttaaagcctaccGAGCTTCGAgaaacttaataaataataataataaataaatatccgagcgcgaagcgcgagactcaaccgtcgcgcaccctaggcgcgctcaaacttgtgagcgaagaaggccgcgcgcaatgagaatgtacccgcgatgcgggcagatttttattcttaaaatcatagaaaaaaactattttttccagaCACCTGACTTTTGTCACGACAACCACCTTAAATGCGAAAACAAcgagaaatttcttgaaaacggtAGAAAGcaggaaaaaatggttagttctAAAAggtctataaaaattaaaaaaaaataaaataaaataaaagaaaaacatacCCCATAGCTGCTGGGATCGTCAAGCGTCTCTTTCCTCCAATTTTCATCCCCGAGATACCAACATCCCATCCCTTGATGACTTCGCCCTTGCCCAGTTGGAATTTGAATCCATCGCCCTGCCTCGTCTCATCAAACTTCTTTCCATTCTTGAGCCGTCCAGTGTAATAAACCGTCACGGCTCTACCTGGTTTCGCAGGTGCGCCATTTCCCACCACCAGATCTTCCACCAACACACCACCCTCAATCGTTCTCctttttgtttgttgagaattctgctgctgctgctgctgctgctgttgcTGTTCTGACTTATTCTTTTTCTGTTTACTCAAATCGAGCTTCGAAGAATCCTTTCCATTGACCAGTTTCTGTTTCTCCTGTTTTTTGCCCGCCTGATTTTGAGCCTGCTGCTTCTGCTTCTTTTTATTCGACTTGGCGACTTGTTGCTCGGGTTCAGCCTCATCTTCACTATCATCGTCCTCGTCCTCGTCGTCGCTGTCGTCGTCTTCACTCTCCTCCTCGTCGTCATCAGCCTCCACCAATTTGGTCTGATCCTCGTCGTCAGAGTCGGActctgctgctgctgctgctgcatCCATATCCAAGTCGTCGTCGTCATCTTCGGACGAGTCCTCGTCATCGTTAGcttgcttcttcaattttttgcTGGCTTTTGTGGCGGCTGGTGACTCGACAGCTTTTCTTTTTGGTTTCACCAACTGTGGCGCTTCCTCCtcatcctcctcttcctcctcctcgaGGTCGCCGAAATCAAGATCTTCGTCGAGGGTCAGATAACCGGTCAAGTGCACGTGGCCGAAACCATTACATGTGAATGCAATTTTTGTCCCTTCTTGGAAATTCAGATCTAAGGGTACTTGAAAAATTGTCCCCTTTTTCAGTGTGCAGAGCAAGTAATTTCGGTTCTCGTAGCACAACATTACTTGAACCGGCTGATCATCTgcaatttaaagagaaaaaaaaaaaaacgatcctGAAGATGAATGTTCCTCCAAAAAAgtaggattttaaaattcaatagatgaattttcgatgaaaaatgatacattttcaagaaaaaatatagagtttttaatttaaacatatcaatgaaatagttcaattttcaatcagacaaaaatcagagttacaaaattaattttcaaacaaagaaattagatttcaacaaaaaaattcaatttctaccaaaaaagaataatttttaatcagacattttcaaccaaaccgatgaattaaaaaaaaaagatcattttcgacaaaaaatttaataattcaatctttggttacaaaattaatttttaataaaaaattaatcttcaaccaagaaattaaatatcaacaaaaaattcaatttctaccaaaaaagaaaatttttttaatgagacatgtgcattttcaaccaaacaagatgaatttgaaacctgaaaaaaaaacacatttttcgacaaaaaattaaatatttcaatttttggttaaaaatttaaatttcaaccaaagaaatgatattaaaaaaaataataatatgttacaaaaataattattttcaactaaatagatgatttttcaattcaaaattataaattttcaaaaatatatataatagcttaattttaagttagagaaatgacttgttatttttaaaaaattaaaaaacaattacatagttaaattttcaaccaaacagatgcattttaaacaaacagaaaagacaattttcgacaaaaaacggaataattcaatttttgattagaaaattaattttcaaccaaatgagattgaaatttcaacaacaaaattaattttctatttaaaaaaaataattttcaattaaatagatgaatttcaattaaaaattataaattttcaacacaaaaatataatagtttatttttaagttagagaaatgagtttttcataaaaaaaataaataaatttttaattaaatagttcaatttgcagtcagacagatagattttcaaccaaacagatgaattaaaaaaaaacatttttcgacaaaaaatggaatagttcaattttttgagtttaaaaagtacttttcaataaaaaattaaatttcaaccgaagaaatgaaattttaacaacaacaaaattttataccaaaaaaagaataattttcaactaaatagatgaatttcaataaaaaattatacattttcaacacaaaattaattttaagttagagaaatgagtttttcataagaaaataaataaattttcaactacatagttcaatttgcaatcagacagataaatttttaaccaaacagatgaattaaaaaaaattttgaaaaaaatagagtagttcaaattttggctaaaaaatcaattttcaaaaaaaaattaatttttaaccaacaaatgaaatttcaaccagaaacattaattttctacaaaaaaaagaatcatttttaaaaataatacattttcaacaaaaaatataagaatttaattttaagttagagaaatgagtttttaatcaaaaaataaataaattgccaacaaaataattaaatttccaatcagacagatacattttctaccaaacagatgaattaaaaaaaaatctaaaaaaatagagtacttcaatttttgatttaaaaaattaatttttaaccaaagaaatgaaatttcaacaaaaaacattaatttt
This Belonocnema kinseyi isolate 2016_QV_RU_SX_M_011 chromosome 3, B_treatae_v1, whole genome shotgun sequence DNA region includes the following protein-coding sequences:
- the LOC117169439 gene encoding 46 kDa FK506-binding nuclear protein-like, producing the protein MFWGLIMEPNKRYSQLVERSFHLSMASLDVTGANDQPVQVMLCYENRNYLLCTLKKGTIFQVPLDLNFQEGTKIAFTCNGFGHVHLTGYLTLDEDLDFGDLEEEEEEDEEEAPQLVKPKRKAVESPAATKASKKLKKQANDDEDSSEDDDDDLDMDAAAAAAESDSDDEDQTKLVEADDDEEESEDDDSDDEDEDDDSEDEAEPEQQVAKSNKKKQKQQAQNQAGKKQEKQKLVNGKDSSKLDLSKQKKNKSEQQQQQQQQQQNSQQTKRRTIEGGVLVEDLVVGNGAPAKPGRAVTVYYTGRLKNGKKFDETRQGDGFKFQLGKGEVIKGWDVGISGMKIGGKRRLTIPAAMGYGNKGSPPVIPGNSTLIFDVELKKVH